In the Euphorbia lathyris chromosome 5, ddEupLath1.1, whole genome shotgun sequence genome, one interval contains:
- the LOC136230946 gene encoding cysteine-rich receptor-like protein kinase 3, whose amino-acid sequence MVTLHPYRHEYFLISLLSCLCLAKSDPRTTGQSLVCTNRTAAIPVRQEFVANFLATMDLMSPLIDRQQFGSAINGTGNLTVYTFGECMKDLDQTDCNLCFAQCKTQILKCLPFQRGTRGGRINFDGCYLRYDDYNFFNERLSSQDKTVCEIGDFSGGNKTLFSSNAMELARNLSVEAPKNDGFFVGSVAKENVTVYGLAQCWELVNRSNCEVCLGNAVAKIANCSSNEEEGRVLNAGCYLRFSTQKFYDNSSSNATRDDGGSSHLAVILAVTSSSVAVVLIVTTVVFFVRKRLQVKKRERKELGALLSVVNNSKLNFTYETLERATNYFHLSNKLGEGGSGSVYKGTLPDGKVVAVKRLLFNTRQWVDHFFNEVNLISDIQHKNLVKLLGCSITGPESLLVYEFVPNQSLHDYLFGSNANNVSPLSWEMRFNIIFGTAEGLTYLHEESKLRIIHRDIKLSNILLELDFSPKIADFGLARLFPEDKTHITTVIAGTLGYMAPEYIVRGKLTEKADVYSFGVVLIEVVTGKRNNAFVQNSSSVLQMVWNLYGTGRLCEAVDTALDGNYRQEEASRMLQIGLLCVQASAELRPAMSIVVKMLENNHEIMEPTQPPFLNANNSSPEFNLNVKPSSSSSQPDSYTQSSGNSMTQSWIEPR is encoded by the exons ATGGTAACTCTCCACCCATATCGACATGAGTATTTTCTAATCTCTCTGCTTTCATGCTTATGTTTAGCAAAATCGGATCCACGAACAACAGGACAATCTCTGGTGTGTACAAACAGAACAGCAGCAATTCCAGTGAGACAAGAGTTCGTTGCAAATTTCTTAGCCACAATGGATCTTATGTCTCCTTTAATTGATCGGCAACAATTCGGATCTGCAATAAACGGAACTGGAAATCTCACTGTTTATACATTTGGGGAGTGTATGAAAGATCTTGATCAAACCGATTGCAATCTCTGTTTTGCCCAATGCAAAACCCAGATTTTGAAATGTCTTCCTTTCCAAAGAGGCACTCGCGGCGGAAGAATTAACTTCGATGGCTGCTATTTGAGGTACGATGATTATAATTTCTTCAATGAGAGACTCAGTTCTCAGGATAAAACTGTGTGTGAAATTGGGGATTTTAGTGGTGGAAATAAGACTCTGTTTAGTTCTAATGCGATGGAATTAGCGAGGAATTTGAGCGTTGAAGCTCCGAAAAATGATGGGTTTTTTGTAGGATCGGTGGCGAAAGAGAATGTTACTGTTTATGGATTGGCACAATGTTGGGAATTGGTTAATAGGAGTAATTGCGAGGTTTGTTTGGGAAATGCCGTCGCTAAAATTGCTAATTGTAGTTCtaatgaagaagaaggaaggGTTTTGAATGCTGGTTGTTACTTGAGATTTTCCACTCAGAAATTTTATGACAATTCTTCGAGCAATGCAACTCGTGACGATGGAG GAAGCAGCCATTTAGCGGTAATTTTAGCTGTCACATCTTCCTCTGTGGCGGTTGTATTGATTGTGACGACGGTTGTGTTCTTCGTAAGGAAGAGGCTTCAAGTGAAGAAAAGGG AAAGGAAGGAATTGGGTGCTCTTTTAAGCGTTGTGAATAATTCCAAGCTCAATTTCACATACGAAACTCTTGAAAGGGCGACGAATTACTTTCACCTTTCCAATAAGCTAGGAGAAGGAGGATCAGGTTCGGTTTACAAG GGAACGTTGCCTGACGGAAAAGTTGTCGCTGTAAAAAGACTTTTATTCAATACAAGGCAATGGGTAGATCATTTCTTCAATGAAGTCAATTTGATTAGTGACATTCAACACAAGAATCTTGTGAAGTTGTTAGGATGCAGCATCACAGGACCCGAAAGCCTTCTTGTTTACGAATTTGTTCCGAATCAAAGCCTCCATGATTATCTTTTTG GTTCAAATGCGAACAACGTTTCTCCTCTATCGTGGGAGATGCGATTCAACATTATATTCGGTACAGCTGAGGGTTTGACATATCTTCACGAGGAATCAAAGCTGAGAATAATACATAGAGATATAAAATTAAGCAATATATTGCTCGAATTAGATTTTTCGCCGAAAATTGCTGATTTTGGACTCGCAAGATTGTTTCCAGAAGACAAGACTCATATCACAACTGTAATTGCTGGCACATT AGGTTACATGGCGCCGGAATATATTGTACGTGGAAAATTGACCGAGAAGGCCGATGTTTACAGTTTCGGAGTTGTTCTGATTGAAGTAGTGACTGGAAAGAGGAATAACGCTTTCGTTCAAAATTCGAGTTCGGTCTTACAAATG GTTTGGAATCTGTATGGAACCGGTAGATTATGTGAAGCTGTTGATACGGCGTTAGATGGTAATTATCGACAAGAGGAAGCGTCGCGAATGCTCCAAATAGGGCTACTTTGTGTTCAAGCATCGGCAGAGCTGCGTCCAGCAATGTCAATTGTTGTGAAAATGCTTGAAAATAACCATGAGATTATGGAGCCAACACAACCGCCGTTTCTGAATGCTAATAATAGCAGTCCGGAATTCAATCTGAACGTGAAACCTTCATCTTCGAGTTCTCAGCCCGATTCTTACACCCAGTCTTCAGGAAATAGCATGACACAGAGCTGGATCGAACCCAGATGA